CCGGTCGTCACCGTACGCTTCTTCTCCCCCGCCCCCGGCGTGGTCGGGGTGACCGTCGGGCACCACAGTGGTGGGCTGCCCAAACAGCCGCGTTTCAGGCTCGCCGAGCGCACCGACCATCCGGTGCAGGTGGAGGTGACCGGGCTCAGCGCCCGGTTGGCCACCGGCGAGTTGACCGTCCGGGTCGCGCTGACCGGCCCCTGGCGGGTCGACTTCCTGCGCGGCGACCGGCTGGTCACCTCGTCCACCGAGCGCAGCATCGGCGTGGTCACCGACGCCGAGGGCGGCAAGTACGTGCACGACCGGCTGGCCCTCGGCGTCGGTGAGACGATCTACGGGCTCGGCGAGCGCTTCGGGGCGTACGTCAAGAACGGCCAGACCGTCGACATCTGGAACGCCGACGGCGGCACGGCCAGCGAGCAGGCGTACAAGAACGTGCCGTTCTACCTGAGCAGCGCCGGGTACGGCGTCTTCGTCGACCACCCGGAGCACGTCTCCTTCGAGGTGGGCTCCGAGGTGGTCTCACAGACCCAGTTCAGCGTGCCGGGGCAGTCGCTCACCTACTACCTGATCGACGGCCCCACCCTCAAGGACGTGCTGCGCCGGTACACCGCGCTGACCGGCCGCCCGGCCCGGGTGCCCGCCTGGTCGTACGGGCTCTGGCTCTCCACCTCGTTCACCACCTCGTACGACGAGAAGACGGTGACCGAGTTCATCGACGGGATGGCCGAGCGGGACCTGCCGCTGTCGGTGTTCCACTTCGACTGCTTCTGGATGCGCCAGTTCCACTGGGTCGACTTCATCTGGGACCCGGCCACCTTCCCCGACCCGGAGGGGATGCTGCGCCGGCTGCACGAGCGCGGCCTGAAGGTGTGTGTCTGGATCAACCCGTACATCGCCCAGCGGTCGTACCTGTTCGAGGAGGGACGGCAGGCCGGTTACCTGGTCCGCAACCCGGACGGGTCGATCTGGCAGTGGGACAAGTGGCAGGCCGGCATGGCGCTTGTCGACTTCACCAACCCGGAAGCCGCCGCCTGGTACGCCGGCAAGCTCAAGACCCTGCTCGACATGGGGGTCGACTGCTTCAAGACCGACTTCGGCGAGCGCATCCCGACCGACGTGGTCTGGCACGACGGCTCCGACCCGCAGCGGATGCACAACTACTACTCGTACCTCTACAACAAGACCGTGTTCGAGTTGCTGGCGGCGGAGCGCGGCGAGGGCGAGGCGGTGGTCTTCGCCCGCTCGGCGACCGCCGGTGGGCAGCAGTTCCCGGTGCACTGGGGCGGCGACTGCGAGTCCACCTTCGTGGCGATGGCCGAGTCGCTGCGCGGCGGGCTGTCGCTGGCCGCCTCGGGGTTCGGCTACTGGAGCCACGACATCGGCGGCTTCGAGGGCACCCCGGACCCGGCGGTGTTCAAGCGGTGGATCGCCTTCGGGCTGCTCTCCTCGCACTCGCGGCTGCACGGCTCCGGCTCCTACCGGGTGCCGTGGGCGTACGACGACGAGGCGGTCGACGTGCTGCGCCGGTTCACCCGGCTCAAGCTGAGCCTGATGCCGTACCTGGCGGCGGCGGCCGAGGAGGCGCACCGCGAGGGCGTACCGGTGATGCGACCGATGGTGCTGGAGTTCCCGGACGACCCGACCACGGCCTACCTCGACCGGCAGTACATGCTCGGGCCGGACCTGCTCGTCGCGCCGGTGATGAGCGCCGACGGGCAGGTGACCTACTACGTGCCGGCCGGTGCCTGGACGCATCTGACGACCGGCGGGCAGGTCACCGGGCCGGGTTGGGTGACCGAGAAGCACGGCTTCGACAGCCTGCCGGTGTTGGCTCGGCCCGGCTCGGTCATCCCGTTCGGCTCGGTCACCGACCGGCCCGACTATCCGTGGGCCGACGGGGTCCGGTTGCGGCTCTTCGCTCCGGCGCCGGGCCAGCGGACCCGGGTCCGGATACCGTCGCCCGATGGCGGCCCGGGCACCGAGTTCGACGTGCACTACCAGGACGGGACGGCCACCGCCGAGGTGGTGGCCGGCGAGTCGTCGGGATACCGCTGCGAGGTCACGGAGGTGACGAAATGAACGACGTCGTATTTCCGCCGGGATTTGTCTGGGGTTCGGCGACGGCGGCGTACCAGATCGAGGGCGCGGCCAAGGAGGACGGCCGAGGACCGTCGATCTGGGACACCTACAGTCACACGCCGGGCCGCACCCTGAACGGGGACACCGGCGACGTGGCGGCCGACCACTACCACCGCTGGGCCGACGACCTCGACCAGGTGGCCGCGCTCGGGCTCGGCGCGTACCGGTTCTCCATCGCCTGGCCACGGGTGCAGCCCGGCGGGTCGGGGCCGGTCAACCAGGCCGGGGTGGACTTCTACTCCCGGCTGGTGGACCGGCTGCTCGAACTGGGCATCCGGCCGGTGGCCACGCTCTACCACTGGGACCTGCCGCAGGAGTTGGAGGACGCCGGGGGTTGGCCGGCGCGGGACACCGCATCACGCTTCGCCGACTACGCGACGAAGATCGTCGGGGCGCTCGGCGACCGGGTGCACACCTGGACGACGTTCAACGAACCGTGGTGCTCGGCGTACCTCGGTTACGCCTCCGGGGTGCACGCGCCGGGCCGCACCGAACCGGCGGCGGCACTCGCCGCCGTACACCATCTGAACCTGGCGCACGGCCTGGCCGGGCGGGTGGTCCGCGACCTGGCACCCGCCGCGCAGCTGTCGGTCACGTTGAACCTGCACGTGATCCGTCCGGCGTCGGATTCGGTGGCCGACGCCGACGCGGTACGCCGGATCGACGCGCTGGCCAACCGGGCGTTCCTCGGGCCGATGCTGGACGGGGCTTACCCGGCGGACCTGCTCGCCGACACCGCCGGGGTCACCGACTGGTCGTTCGTCCGCGACGGCGACGAGCGGACCGCGGCCGTGCCGCTGGACATGCTCGGCGTCAACTACTACTCGACCACGTTGGTCCGCACCTGGGACGGCGCGTCGCCCAAGTCGGACTCGGACGGGCACGGTCGCTCGGCGCACTCGGCCTGGGTCGGCTCGGAGCAGGTCGAGTTCCTGCCCCAGCCCGGCCCGTACACGGCGATGGGCTGGAACATCGAGCCGGCCGGCCTGACCGAGTTGCTGCTGCGGCTGCACCGGGAGTACCCCGACCTGCCGCTGATGATCACCGAGAACGGCGCCGCCTTCCCGGACGAGGTCTCCCCCGACGGCGCGATCCACGACGACCGGCGGGTCGACTACCTGCGCCGGCACATCGCCGCCACGGCCGCGGCGATGGCCGCCGGTGCCGACGTGCGGGGCTACTTCGTCTGGTCGCTGCTGGACAACTTCGAGTGGGCGTACGGCTACGACCGCCGCTTCGGCATCATCCGCGTCGACTACGACACCCAGGCCCGCACCTGGAAAGACTCCGCCCACTGGTACCGCCGGCTGACCACCACCAACCGCCTCCCCTAGCCCGCCCGCCCAGCCTCGTCGATCATGGAGTTTCCGTCCCGGCACAAGGGACAGCAGGGTGCATTTCGGCGACCAGAACTCCATGATCGGCGAGAGCAGGGCGGGGTGGGGTCAGGCGCCGACGCGCTGTTCGGGTACGGAGAGGCCGTAGAGGGCCATCAGTTCGGGGCTGTCGACCCGGTTGCCGTCGGCCACCGAGTCGCAGGCGATGTCGACGATCTGGTCCTTGTGCGCCAGCAGGTAGGGGCGGGCACCGACGTCGGCGCTGGCCAGGGTGGCGATCCCCGGCCAGTGCCGGCGACCGAACAGCATCGGGTAGCCGCGCAGTCCGTGGTAGGTGGCGCAGACCAGCACGTCGGGGAAGGGCAGCGCGGTCACCCGGCGGACCGCCGCAGCGGTCAGCCCCGGCATGTCGACCGGTACCACCACCACCGCCTCGACCTCCTCGTCGTCGACGCCGGCCAGACCGGCGCGGATGGACGAGCCGACCCCGGTACCCCACGCCCGGTTCACCACCACCGTGGCGCGGTCCAGGTCGGCGGTGGCGCGGACCTGGTCGGCCGCGGCACCGAGGACGACCACGATCTGCCCACAGCCCGCCTCCGTCAGTGTGTCGATCATCTGGTCGACCAGCGGCTTGCCGCCCTGGTGCAGCAGGGCCTCCGGGCCGCCGATCCGGCGGCCACCCCCCGCGGCGATGATCATTCCTGCGATCCGGTTCAGAGCCCGCGCTCCCTCCAGCGTGGGGACCGGCAGGCACCGTGGCGCTGTCCGTCCCGTCCGACGCACACCGTGAGCAACGATCGCGGCTGCGGGAGAGTGGCGGGGCAAATAACATAAAATTGGGCACAGCGGACGACTCGGGTCAGCAGCCGTTCCCACCGCACCCCGGGGTAGTCACCGTGCTCACTCAGGAACTGGTCGAACTCGTCGAGGGTGAGCGACTTGACGCAACGGGAACCGTGTCGACCGCTACGGATTCGATCGATGCAGCTGCCGTCCGAGCCCGGGGAGGAACCGGCCGACCCGGGCGGCGTACGCGCTCCACGCCTCGCCGTGCACCCGGGCCAGGTAGGGCTCCTCGACCGCGCGGACCTGAAGTTGGAGCGCCGCGACGAGCGTGCCGGCCGCGGCGAGGCTGACCGGGTTGGGCACCATGGCGGCCAGTCCGACGGTGGTGACCGCCACGCCGCCACCAGCGCGCACCGCGCCCGGCGTCAGCACCCCGTACGGGGGCCGGTACCAGCGCGGCAGTTCGCCCGTCACCGCCGCGGTCCGGTCCCGGGCCCGGGTCAGCAGCCGCAGGAAATGCAGTACGGCCGCCGGGTTACCCGCTCCGATCGAGATCTGGCCCGGTGTCCGGCTCGCCGGACAATGCGCGGCGACCCGGCTCAGGTCGCGTCGGCGTAGCAGCGCACGACCGACAGATCCAGCGGGAAGCGCACCGCGGTGGCGCCGAAGAGCAGCGTGGTGGCTCGCTGCCCGGCCCGCTCGACCGCTTCGGTGACCCGCTCGGTCTGCTCGGCCGGACAGTGCACCAGCACCTCGTCGTGCTGGAAGAAGACCAGCTCGGCGTCGGTGCCGGCCAGCTCACCCCGGAGCACCGCCAGCAGCGTCGAGGCCCATTCGGCGGCGGTGGCCTGGATGACGAAGTTGCGGGTGAACCGGCCCCGGGAACGGGCCGCCCGGGCCCGCGGTGAGCGGGGATCATGCAGCGGCTCCGGTTCGGCACCCTCGTCCGCGGCGAAGCCCACCGTCCCAGGTGGGCAGGTACGGCCGAGCCACGAGCGCACCAACCCACCGGCCTCGCCGGTCCGCGCCGCCGCCTCCACGTAGCCGAACGCGGTCGGATAGTTGCGCCGCAACACCGCCAGGGCCGGCACCGCCGCCCCACCGGTCTGCCCGTACATCGCCCCGAGCAGGGCCACCTTGGCCCGGCCCCGGTCGCCGCCGAACGCGTCCCGCGCCAGCGCGGCGTAGAGGTCACCGGTCGCGCCCGCCCGAGCCAGCCCGACGTCGTTGGAGACCGCCGCCAACACCCGCGGCTCCAACTGCCCGGCGTCGGCCACCACGAACCGCCAACCCGGGTCGGCCACCGCAGCCCGCCGGATCACCTTCGGGATCTGCAACGCGCCACCGCCCCGGGTCGCCCACCGGCCGGAGACCACCCCACCGGGGACGTACTCGGGGCGGAACCGGCCGTCGCGGACCCAGGCGTCCCGCCAGGTCCAGCCGTGCGCCGTCCAGATCCGGTACAGCTCCTTGTACGCCAGGATCAGCGGGACCGCCGGATGGTCGACCCCGCGCAGCACCCAGGACCGGGTGTTGGGCAGGTCGATACCGGCCCGGGAGAAGGCGCGCAGCAGCTCGGCCGGGGAGTCGGCATGCAGCTGGCGTACGCCGAACGCCTCGGCGATCCGGGCGGCCAGGTCGGCGAGTCGGCGCGGTGGCCCGCCCACCGGGGACGGCTCGCCGAGCAGCTCGGTGAGGATCGTGTCGTGCACGTCGACCCGCCAGGGCAGCCCGGCCGCCCCCATCTCGGCGGCGATCAGTGCCCCGGCCGACTCGGCGGCCACCAGCAGGCGGAACCGGCCGGGATGCCCGGTCGCCGCGATGCGGTCGAGTTGGTCGGCGTACACCCGGGTCAAGGCGGTGATGTCGGGGCCCGGCGGCCCGGGCACGGCCTCGAAGAGCGCGGCCTGCCCGGCCCCGGGTGGGGCGGCGGCCCGCGGCGGCGGATCGGGCGGCACCGGGGCGCCGGTCAGCCGGGCCCAGGCCGCCGCCAGGGAACGCGGCTCACCCCAGCGGCCGGCGTGGCCGAGCAGCAGGGACTCGGTCAGCTCGACGTCGTGACAGCGCTCGACCCGGACTCCGGCGCGCAGCAGGCCGGGGTAGAGGGTCGTGCCGGAGGCCCAGACCCAGCGGGGCCGGTCCGCGACCTCCCGCGCGGCGACGGCGGCGGCGAGGTCGGTGACGGGCTCGGCCGGACCCGCGCACCGCCCGTCCGAGCGCAGCGGGCAGAGCACGCCCGCACCGCCCTCCCCGCCACCACCGCGACCAGCACACCCCCATCCTGCCCGTAGCCACCGACACGCTCCCGCGCCTCGGTTCGCCCGGGCGGGGCTACGGGATCACCACACGCAGGGCTGCGTGTGGACCTTCACCTTCGTCACGATCCCGGGCCAGTACGTGTCCTGCCCGTTGCCGGGGGTGAGGCAGATGGTGAAGGGGCCCCACGGCGAGTCATGCCTCCAGCGGAAGGTGATGTCGACGTTGCGGGAGGTGTTGTTGTAGAACAGCCCTCCCGGGACCTCGCCGGACCAGTCGGTGCTGGTCGCCAGGGCCGGCGTCACCCATGGGTCCCATTCGGGCCAGAGGCAGAACACGCCCTGCGGGCAGTTCCCGGACGGCCAGATTCCGTTTGACGCCTGAGCGGGGGCTGCCGAGGCGGGAGGGGCGGCGACCAGCACGCCAGCGACGGTCGCGGCGACAGCGATGGTCGCGGCGACAGCGATGGACTTCAGCACGCTTCACCTGCTTTCCGTGAGACAAGTATCGACGTCCATCGAACTTACTCGTTAAGATATTGACGAGTCAAGCACCTGATGTCGGTTCACTCACCACGGATGAAGCGCGACGACGGGGCTGCGAAACCGTTTCGGCGCCATGGCGACCCACCCCCGCCGGACGGGCCGCACTACGGCATCACCTGGCTCTCGTCCTCGATTGATCAGCCAAGGATGAGCTGGCGGGGCGTCGCGCTACTTGACCGCGCCGGCGGTGAGGCCGGACTGGATCTGGCGCTGGAAGAAGGCGTACACCACGATCATCGGCAGGATGGAGAGGGTGAGCGCGGCGAACAGGGCCGCCCAGTCCGCCTCGTAACCGGCCGAGGTGGAGATGCTGGCGATGCCCTGGGTGAGCACCCACTTCTGCTCGGCGCCCCGGCCCTGCATGAGCGCCACCGGCAGCAGGTACTGGTTCCACTGCCCGATGACGTTGAAGATCGCGATGCTGACCAGGGCCGGTCGCGCCATCGGCATCATGATCGAGAAGAACAGCCGGGTGTGTGAGGCGCCGTCGATCATCGCGGCCTCGGCCACCGAATGCGGCAGCGTCTTGAAGAACGCGGCCAGGAAGAAGACGGTGAACGGCAGCGAGTACGCGATGTAGACCAGGATCAGGCCGGTGTAGGTGTTGAGCAGGCCCAGGTTGTTGACCACCAGGAAGAGCGGTACCAGGGCGAGGAAGACCGGGAAGGCCAGCCCGGAGACGAACAGGTAGTAGACCACCCGGTTGCCCGGGAACGGATAGCGCGCCAACACGTACGCGGCCATCGCACCGAACAGCATGGTGCCGGCGGTGCTGAGCGTCACCACGAAGACGCTGTTCAGGAAGTACCGGCCGACGTTCGCCTCGCTCCACGCCCGGGCGTAGCTGTCGAAGTTGAACGTGCCGGGCAGGGCGAACGGGTTGCCGAGGAAGATCTCGGTGTTGGTCTTGAACGAGGCGAGGATGGTCCACAGCAGCGGAGCGATCACCAGGATCGCCCAGACCAGCAGGGCCAGGTGACCGAGGCCGCTGAGCACGCCCACCTCGGAGTCGCGGCCCCGACGGCCCAGCCGGCCCCGCCCCGGACCGGGAGGATTGGCGGCCGGGGCGGCGGGGGCGCTGGGTGCGATGTCGGTCGTCATTGCGGGTCCCGCCTTACAGCTCGATCGTTTCACGCCGGCTGACGCGCAGGGTGAGCGCCGCGAACGTGATCGTCAGGAAGAACAGCGCCACGCCCATGGCCGAGGCGTAGCCGAACTGGGAGTAGCTGAACGCGTTGCGGTAGATCTCCATGCCCAGCACCGTGGTGGCGCCGTCCGGGCCGCCCTGGTCGACGGAGAGCACCTGGACGATGGCGAAGGCGTCGAACGCGGCGATGCCGAGGTAGACCCAGGCCACCTGGAGGGTGTTCCACAACAGCGGCAGGGTGACCCGGAAGAACATCGCCACCCGACCCGCCCCGTCGATGGTGGCCGCCTCGTAGATGTCCTTCGGCACCGAGGCCATCCCGGCGGAGAAGAGCACCACGTAGAAGCCGACGGACTGCCAGACCAGCACCGCGATGATCGACCAGAGGGCGATCTTCGGGTCGGCCATGAACAGCACCGGCTCGATGCCGACGGCGCCGAGTGCGCCGTTGATCAGGCCGCTGTCGTCCGGGGCGTACACCCGACTGAAGATCACGCCAACGATGACCACCGCCAGGACCTGGGGGAAGAAGAACACCAGGCGGTAGAACTTCGACCCCCAGACCCCGGTCATCACGCCGCCCCGGCCGCCACCGCCGACGTTGAGCATGAAGGCGAAGAAGAGGGCGATCGCGATGGTGAGCAGCGGCAGGGCGAGCAGCAGGAGCCCGTGGTGCCGGACCGCCTTCCAGAACACGTCGTCGGTCAGCAGCCGCTCGAAGTTCTCCAGGCCGATGAACGTCGGGTTGGCGCTCACCCCTCGCCAGTTGGTGGTGGCGAGGTAGAAGGCCTGGGCGTACGGCCCGATGACGAAGGTCACGTAGATCGCGACCGGTACGGCCAGAAAGCCGACGATGAACGGGTACCTGCCGTGCCGCATGGTGATCTCTCCGCTCGTCCTACGCTCGACTCAGCGGCTGAACTTCTCGATGGAGGAGTCGCTCTTCACCGCGTCGGCGACCTTCTGCATCCGGTCACAGAACTTCTGGGCGGTGCCGCCGGAGAACATCAGCTCGTTGGTCGCGGCGCGGGCCTCGTCGTCGAGCTTCTTGTACCAGGTGTCGAAGCGGTAGCTGAAGTAGTCACTGCCGGCCGCGGCCAGCATCTTGTTGCCGCTGGTCAGGCCGGGCGAGATCTCCACACCGTCGACCGCGCCCTGGACCACGGTGAGCACCTTGGTCAGCTCGGTGAAGCCCTTGGCACCGGCCTTGGAGAGCATGTGCCGCAGGTACTCCATGCCGCCGCGCGGGTTCTTGCCCTTCGACGCGACGAAGTACATCTCACCGGCCGCGGCGTAGATCGCGGAGGCCGGCAGCGCGTCCGAGGTGGTCACGCTCGGCACCGGCATGACGGCGTACTTGAAGGTGGGCGGGGTGTCCTTGGCCTGCTCGTTCTCCAGCCAGGAACCGCTGGGGTAGAACGCCACCTTGCCCTGGTTCTGCTGGAGTTGGATCTCGGTGTGCTTCAGGCCCAGGTGCGCCTTGTTGCCGTACTTGGCACCGATCTCGGCCCACGCCTCGGCGGCCTTGCGCACCGGCTCGGCCTGCCAGGCACCGTCCTCAAGGTTGTCGATGTTCTTCAGCACGTCCGGGCCGCCGATCTTGGCGGCGCTGGTCAGCAGCACCAGGTACTGGTAGTACGCGGCGTTCGCTCCCGCGTACGAGTACGGCGTGATGCCGGCCGCCTTGATCTTGTCGCAGAGGGCGGTGAAGTCGGCCCAGGTGGTCGGGGCGGCCCACCCGTTCTTCTCGAACAGCGCGCTGTCGTACCAGAGCCCGAAGACGGTGAAGGCGTAGTTGAGCACGTACGGCTTGCCGTTGTAGGTGCCCTGCTCGACGGTGCCCGGGATGAGCAGGTCACGCACCTTCTTCGACGGGTCGTCGAGCGACGGCGCGTCGAACAGCTCGGTGAGGTCCTGCACCTGGCCGGCCTGCACCAGCGCGCCCTGGTCGAGGAACTTCGAGCCGGCGTTGTTGATCATGTCCGGCGGGGTGTTGCTGGCGAACCGGGGTTGCAGGACGGTGCCGATCTCCTCGGTCGAGGAGAACTCCACCTTGGAGTCCGGGAACTTCTGGTTGTACGAGGGGATGTGCACGTCGGTGGCGTACTTGGTGCCGAGGCCGCCGTTGAAGATGACCACCTCCAGCGGGGCGTCCGCCTTGACGCCAAGCGGGTTCTCCGCCGACTTGTCGCCCTCGGCCTGGTCGGTCGGCTCGTCGCTGCCACCGGTCACGCAACCGCTGAGCAGACCCGCGGCCGGGGTGGCCAGCAGGCCCACCGCAGCGGCCCGGCGCAGCACCGTCCGCCGGGTCAGATCGGCCGGGTTCTCGGGCATAACAGACATCTGGAACTCTCCTTGTGGTGTCGGTCAGGCGGTGCGCCGGAGACGCCCGGCGTACCGCGACTCGAGGGCGAGGTTGTGCTCGTCCCCACCGGGGACGTTTGCGGAGAGATAGATAGGGGGTACCTCTCCGGCCTGGTGGAACCGTCGTACGACCTCCGCGGTCAGCAACTGCGCCAGCAGCGCCGAGGTGACTGAGGAGACCGCACAGACCGCGCCGCCGCCCTCGAGCGGCAGCAGTGCGTCGCCGTACGGCGCGCCGTTGTCCAGCACGACGTCGGCGAGATCGACGAGCCGCTGACCGGACGGGTGGCGCGGAGCGACCCGTCCGGTGTGCTCGACCGAGGTGACCGCGATCAACGGGTGACCGCGCCCGGTGGCCAGCAGGGCCAGTTCGACCACCGAGCCGTTGATGCCGGACTGGGACGCCACCACGAACACGTCCCGCGGCTGGGGTGCGGCGATCTCGTAGAGCTGGTGCGCGATGGCCGGGTCGCGTTCCAGCTTCGGGTCGGTGAGCAGGCCACGCGGGGCGTCGCCGTGCAGCACCAGGTCGTGCAGGGAGAGTCGGTTGGCGGGGACCAGCCCGCCGGCCCGGGCGACCAGCTCGGCGGCGAACGCCTCGGAGTGCCCGGCACCGAAGGCCTGGAGCACCCCGCCGTCGCGCAGGCTGCCGGCGATCAGGTCGGCGGCCCGACCGATCGACTCGGTGCCCCGCTCGACGACGCGGTCGAGCACCGGCCGGACCGCCTCGGCGTACCCCCGGGCGCTGATCATGCGGTGGCTCCTCTCGCGGCCTTGTGCCCGTCGACGGCCTGGGCGGTACGCCGGAAGGCCGCGTGGGCGCGGTCGTGGGTGCGTTGGGCGACCGCGATGTAGAGCAGGTCGAGCACCACCAGCTGCGGATGCCGGGCGGACAGCGCATCCGGCCGGAACGTGGTGGCCTGGCTGGCGGTGAGCAGCACGATGTCGGCCAGCTCGGCCAGTGGCGAGCGGCGGAAACCGGTGAGCGCGATGGTGGTCGCGCCCCGGCTGCCGCCCTCGGCGAGCATCTCGATGGCCTCCCGGGTCTGGCCGCTGTGCGAGATGCCAAGCGCCACGTCGCCCGGGCGCAGCAGCGCGGCGGCGGCCAGTCCGGAGTGCACGTCGTTCCACGCCCACGCGGCCACTCCGATGCGGTGCAGGCTGAACTGCATCTCCTCGCCCACCAGGGCGCTGCCGCTGGCACCGAAGATGTTCACCCGACTGGCTCCGGCGATGGCGACCGCGGCCCGTTCCACCTCGGCGAGGTCGAGCAGCGCGGCGGTGTCGTGCATGGCCCGGGTGTCGGCGGCGATGATCTGCTCCAGCACCCGTTCCAGCGGGTCACCCGGCTGGATCTCCCGTCCGATGTCGACGGTCCAGCCGGCCGAGCGGGCCCGGCCGGTCTCGGCGGCGATGCCCAGTCGCAGGTCGGCGTAGCCGTCGAAGCCCATCGCCCGGCAGAACCGGGTGACCGTGGCCGGCGAGGTGCCGCTGCGTTCGGCCAGCTCCACGATGGTGGCCCGG
This DNA window, taken from Micromonospora sp. FIMYZ51, encodes the following:
- the yicI gene encoding alpha-xylosidase, with the protein product MKFTDGYWQLRPGVTVLRPGTVESVEPDERAVTVFAPIGKITGRGDTLNRPVVTVRFFSPAPGVVGVTVGHHSGGLPKQPRFRLAERTDHPVQVEVTGLSARLATGELTVRVALTGPWRVDFLRGDRLVTSSTERSIGVVTDAEGGKYVHDRLALGVGETIYGLGERFGAYVKNGQTVDIWNADGGTASEQAYKNVPFYLSSAGYGVFVDHPEHVSFEVGSEVVSQTQFSVPGQSLTYYLIDGPTLKDVLRRYTALTGRPARVPAWSYGLWLSTSFTTSYDEKTVTEFIDGMAERDLPLSVFHFDCFWMRQFHWVDFIWDPATFPDPEGMLRRLHERGLKVCVWINPYIAQRSYLFEEGRQAGYLVRNPDGSIWQWDKWQAGMALVDFTNPEAAAWYAGKLKTLLDMGVDCFKTDFGERIPTDVVWHDGSDPQRMHNYYSYLYNKTVFELLAAERGEGEAVVFARSATAGGQQFPVHWGGDCESTFVAMAESLRGGLSLAASGFGYWSHDIGGFEGTPDPAVFKRWIAFGLLSSHSRLHGSGSYRVPWAYDDEAVDVLRRFTRLKLSLMPYLAAAAEEAHREGVPVMRPMVLEFPDDPTTAYLDRQYMLGPDLLVAPVMSADGQVTYYVPAGAWTHLTTGGQVTGPGWVTEKHGFDSLPVLARPGSVIPFGSVTDRPDYPWADGVRLRLFAPAPGQRTRVRIPSPDGGPGTEFDVHYQDGTATAEVVAGESSGYRCEVTEVTK
- a CDS encoding GH1 family beta-glucosidase, whose translation is MNDVVFPPGFVWGSATAAYQIEGAAKEDGRGPSIWDTYSHTPGRTLNGDTGDVAADHYHRWADDLDQVAALGLGAYRFSIAWPRVQPGGSGPVNQAGVDFYSRLVDRLLELGIRPVATLYHWDLPQELEDAGGWPARDTASRFADYATKIVGALGDRVHTWTTFNEPWCSAYLGYASGVHAPGRTEPAAALAAVHHLNLAHGLAGRVVRDLAPAAQLSVTLNLHVIRPASDSVADADAVRRIDALANRAFLGPMLDGAYPADLLADTAGVTDWSFVRDGDERTAAVPLDMLGVNYYSTTLVRTWDGASPKSDSDGHGRSAHSAWVGSEQVEFLPQPGPYTAMGWNIEPAGLTELLLRLHREYPDLPLMITENGAAFPDEVSPDGAIHDDRRVDYLRRHIAATAAAMAAGADVRGYFVWSLLDNFEWAYGYDRRFGIIRVDYDTQARTWKDSAHWYRRLTTTNRLP
- a CDS encoding NTP transferase domain-containing protein, yielding MIIAAGGGRRIGGPEALLHQGGKPLVDQMIDTLTEAGCGQIVVVLGAAADQVRATADLDRATVVVNRAWGTGVGSSIRAGLAGVDDEEVEAVVVVPVDMPGLTAAAVRRVTALPFPDVLVCATYHGLRGYPMLFGRRHWPGIATLASADVGARPYLLAHKDQIVDIACDSVADGNRVDSPELMALYGLSVPEQRVGA
- a CDS encoding bifunctional 3'-5' exonuclease/DNA polymerase yields the protein MLCPLRSDGRCAGPAEPVTDLAAAVAAREVADRPRWVWASGTTLYPGLLRAGVRVERCHDVELTESLLLGHAGRWGEPRSLAAAWARLTGAPVPPDPPPRAAAPPGAGQAALFEAVPGPPGPDITALTRVYADQLDRIAATGHPGRFRLLVAAESAGALIAAEMGAAGLPWRVDVHDTILTELLGEPSPVGGPPRRLADLAARIAEAFGVRQLHADSPAELLRAFSRAGIDLPNTRSWVLRGVDHPAVPLILAYKELYRIWTAHGWTWRDAWVRDGRFRPEYVPGGVVSGRWATRGGGALQIPKVIRRAAVADPGWRFVVADAGQLEPRVLAAVSNDVGLARAGATGDLYAALARDAFGGDRGRAKVALLGAMYGQTGGAAVPALAVLRRNYPTAFGYVEAAARTGEAGGLVRSWLGRTCPPGTVGFAADEGAEPEPLHDPRSPRARAARSRGRFTRNFVIQATAAEWASTLLAVLRGELAGTDAELVFFQHDEVLVHCPAEQTERVTEAVERAGQRATTLLFGATAVRFPLDLSVVRCYADAT
- a CDS encoding carbohydrate ABC transporter permease, with translation MTTDIAPSAPAAPAANPPGPGRGRLGRRGRDSEVGVLSGLGHLALLVWAILVIAPLLWTILASFKTNTEIFLGNPFALPGTFNFDSYARAWSEANVGRYFLNSVFVVTLSTAGTMLFGAMAAYVLARYPFPGNRVVYYLFVSGLAFPVFLALVPLFLVVNNLGLLNTYTGLILVYIAYSLPFTVFFLAAFFKTLPHSVAEAAMIDGASHTRLFFSIMMPMARPALVSIAIFNVIGQWNQYLLPVALMQGRGAEQKWVLTQGIASISTSAGYEADWAALFAALTLSILPMIVVYAFFQRQIQSGLTAGAVK
- a CDS encoding sugar ABC transporter permease, producing MRHGRYPFIVGFLAVPVAIYVTFVIGPYAQAFYLATTNWRGVSANPTFIGLENFERLLTDDVFWKAVRHHGLLLLALPLLTIAIALFFAFMLNVGGGGRGGVMTGVWGSKFYRLVFFFPQVLAVVIVGVIFSRVYAPDDSGLINGALGAVGIEPVLFMADPKIALWSIIAVLVWQSVGFYVVLFSAGMASVPKDIYEAATIDGAGRVAMFFRVTLPLLWNTLQVAWVYLGIAAFDAFAIVQVLSVDQGGPDGATTVLGMEIYRNAFSYSQFGYASAMGVALFFLTITFAALTLRVSRRETIEL
- the ngcE gene encoding N-acetylglucosamine/diacetylchitobiose ABC transporter substrate-binding protein yields the protein MSVMPENPADLTRRTVLRRAAAVGLLATPAAGLLSGCVTGGSDEPTDQAEGDKSAENPLGVKADAPLEVVIFNGGLGTKYATDVHIPSYNQKFPDSKVEFSSTEEIGTVLQPRFASNTPPDMINNAGSKFLDQGALVQAGQVQDLTELFDAPSLDDPSKKVRDLLIPGTVEQGTYNGKPYVLNYAFTVFGLWYDSALFEKNGWAAPTTWADFTALCDKIKAAGITPYSYAGANAAYYQYLVLLTSAAKIGGPDVLKNIDNLEDGAWQAEPVRKAAEAWAEIGAKYGNKAHLGLKHTEIQLQQNQGKVAFYPSGSWLENEQAKDTPPTFKYAVMPVPSVTTSDALPASAIYAAAGEMYFVASKGKNPRGGMEYLRHMLSKAGAKGFTELTKVLTVVQGAVDGVEISPGLTSGNKMLAAAGSDYFSYRFDTWYKKLDDEARAATNELMFSGGTAQKFCDRMQKVADAVKSDSSIEKFSR
- a CDS encoding SIS domain-containing protein, whose protein sequence is MISARGYAEAVRPVLDRVVERGTESIGRAADLIAGSLRDGGVLQAFGAGHSEAFAAELVARAGGLVPANRLSLHDLVLHGDAPRGLLTDPKLERDPAIAHQLYEIAAPQPRDVFVVASQSGINGSVVELALLATGRGHPLIAVTSVEHTGRVAPRHPSGQRLVDLADVVLDNGAPYGDALLPLEGGGAVCAVSSVTSALLAQLLTAEVVRRFHQAGEVPPIYLSANVPGGDEHNLALESRYAGRLRRTA